The sequence GACGTTCGACACTCCCGATCGATCTTCCCGTTGCCTGACACGACTTCGCGCAGCGGGAAAAGTTCTTGGCAGCTCCAACCCGAGGTTCGATTCCTGTCTCTGCAGTTCGCATGCCAACACCCGGACGGTGCTTCACTTGCAGGAAACCAGGCTTCCGTGCGCTCGCGGGTGTGACAGCGGCGTCAGGACCCCAAGGTGGGCGTCGGGCCTACATACGACGGTGAGCGCGGAGCGCTGTCGGCAATCGTGATGGGAATTGCCGTCTCAGGACGCTAGATGCAGGCCTGATAGAGCGCGCGCATGTCCTGGGCTGAGACCGGACGCGGATTGTCACGATGACACGCGTCTTCCATCGCGAGGGCGGTCAGCCGATCTAGATCGGGATCTGCAACGCCAGCGGCGCGCAAGGAACCGGGTAGGCCCCACTGCTGGCGCAACCCTCGCAATCGCGCTGCTGCCGCACCGGGCTCGGCGTCTCCGCCCAGAAGCAGCGAGAGATGCAGCACGCGCTCGAGCACTTCTGCTTCGTTGAACTCGATGACCGCGGGCAAACACAGCGCGTTCGCAAGGCCGTGATGCAGGCCGTGCTCGCTGGACAGCGGATGCGCGAGGCTGTGACACGCTCCCAGCCCCTTCTGAAACGCCACGGCGCCCATCATCGCGGCTTTCATCATGCCTCCGCGAGCGTCCAAATCTGCGGGTTCTTCCAGGGCACGGGGCAAGTGTTTCGCCACCAAGTCCACACCCGCAACGGCGATGGCATCCGCCATGGGATGGTCGCCTCTTGCCATGTAGGCCTCCGCGCAGTGAGTCAGCGCGTCGAAGCCCGTGGCCGCTGTCACGCTCGCAGGCATGGTCTTGGTCAGCTCTGGATCGAGGATCGCCACCCGAGGCAACATCGACGGATGGAAGACCACCGTCTTCCTTCCTGACGAAGCGACGGTGAGCACGGCGGCGCGGCCTACCTCGCTTCCGGTCCCACTCGTCGTCGGCAACGCGATCACCGGGGGCAGCACTGCCGGGACGAACTGACCTCCCCCGGCGGCATCGTCCAGCTCTTCCCAGGAGCGATCCGTACGCGCCCGCACCGCCACGAGCTTGGCCGCATCGAGGGGCGACCCGCCGCCGAGCGCGACCAGCCCTTCGGCGTCCGCACTGCGGAACGCCTCGGCCCCCGCCTCGATTTCCGCCTCCGTCGGGTTGCTGGAGATCCCATCGAAGACAGCAACCTTCACCGCAGCACGCTTCAAGCTGTTCTCCACGGGCGCAGCGAGTCCAGCCGCCACTACACCGCGATCGGTCACCAGCAATACTCGCGAGAGCCCAAGGCGCTCGCATTCCGCAGCGACGGTCGCCGCGGCGCCCGCGCCAAAGGCGATCTTGGTGGGAAAACTCCAGGTACTGATGGTCATGTTGGCTCCTGCAGCTCAGATCGACTCGAAGTAACGGGACAACTCCCAATCCGTGACGGCTCGCTCGTAGCAGCGCACCTCCCAATCGCGGGTGCGTGCGTAGTGATCCACGAACTCGGCGCCGAACAGCTCACGCGCCGCCTTGCTTTGCTCGAAGACGCGAGTGGCCTCGGCCAAGCTGGTCGGCAACCGCTGCGGCCCATCGCTGCCTGCGTCCCCTTCACTAGCTGCGGGCGGCTCGAGCTTGCGTTCGATGCCCCACAAGCCCGCCCCCAAGCACGCTGCCATCGCGACGTAGGGATTGATGTCCGCCGCGGTCTGCCGATACTCGACGCGCGCGCCGCTCGCGCTGTCGAGATCGATCACCCGGATGGCGCAAGTGCGGTTGTCTACTCCCCAAGACGCGACCAGCGGCGCCCACACGCCGGGAACGTAGCGTTTGTAGCTGTTGATGGTCGGCGAGTACATGACCGTGAGCTCACGCATCAACGCCATCTGTCCCCCGATGTAGTGGCGCATCGTCTTTGACATGCCGCGCTTGCCGTCGT is a genomic window of Polyangiaceae bacterium containing:
- a CDS encoding iron-containing alcohol dehydrogenase, with the protein product MTISTWSFPTKIAFGAGAAATVAAECERLGLSRVLLVTDRGVVAAGLAAPVENSLKRAAVKVAVFDGISSNPTEAEIEAGAEAFRSADAEGLVALGGGSPLDAAKLVAVRARTDRSWEELDDAAGGGQFVPAVLPPVIALPTTSGTGSEVGRAAVLTVASSGRKTVVFHPSMLPRVAILDPELTKTMPASVTAATGFDALTHCAEAYMARGDHPMADAIAVAGVDLVAKHLPRALEEPADLDARGGMMKAAMMGAVAFQKGLGACHSLAHPLSSEHGLHHGLANALCLPAVIEFNEAEVLERVLHLSLLLGGDAEPGAAAARLRGLRQQWGLPGSLRAAGVADPDLDRLTALAMEDACHRDNPRPVSAQDMRALYQACI